A segment of the Arachis hypogaea cultivar Tifrunner chromosome 5, arahy.Tifrunner.gnm2.J5K5, whole genome shotgun sequence genome:
AGTGTTGTTTGGCTTTTTTAAGtggaaaaagtttttttttaaagagaaacttttttaattatattttaaaaacaattattTGTCTTTTTTAGAAACCAACAATAtcttactttaaaaaataaaaataaaagaagtttcaattatttttttgccaaaaatatcatttactattatcaataaatacatttatatcttttttttgtctctttaatcataattttttctccaaattctatttttttttccatatttttacTTAATATATTCTCTTCGAATCCTAATATtcgataataattatttaatcctaatttttcttcacATATATACTTGTATATTTTTCCAAATTCTAATCTTCGATAATCATTATTCAAAAGATGAAAGATATTTTACACTTGTAAATTATACATTTAGAGTGActtataataataaagaataagaGATTTTAACATACAATAAGAaggaaataaagatgaaaataaCCGAAAAATTACAATGCACAAGGCAGTATTATTCAGTTCATGAACAATAATTAAATCACAAAGTCTGAACTCTGAATcccataaacaaattaaaaatattgagaCAAAAGACAAAACAAACTCCCGCATGAATAGATTCTGTCTTATAAAAATTCACATGACATATGACATATgacttaaaattatattataaatgagtagataaattgatatatttgattgaattatctaataatttataatataatattcatataaagATACCATGATTGAAGTAATTATGGTTGATTTAACACTTAGAACTGTGTCTTAAAACATTCAGGAGGCACTTGACCATTGAATCTCTTGGTATCTTTGCAGTAATCATAGATCATGTAATTGTTTCTAACCCAATATAACTGACCCATCTGTGCATAGCTTAATTGCTTGTAAATGGGTGAAGTCCACCAATTAGAAGGGACATTAGAGGCACAATTGTTTATGCTAATTGGTCCATTCCATTTGCAAGCCCTTGCTCTGAAACGGTTCAACCTTGCAATGAATGGTGCATTGGTCCAATTAGTCTTCACCAAACCACCCCTTGTGGCCCAATCATCTGCATTCCATAGGCTTGTGTATACTTTCATTCCTTGCTTGTTTGGGTATGCTATGCCCTCCTCTTCATTGTTCATAAAAACTCTAATCGGTATGCTATCAATATACCACctattttttttaaggaaaagggaaaaaataattaaacactttTACATGTTTCAATTATGCTTATGAAAATTAGGTCAAACTAACTGATTCAACCGGATTAGTTTCAATTCAAAAAGCTTATTGCAAATAAGGTAAAAAATTGACAAATCGGTTAAATTGAATTGACTTTAATACAACGATGAAttcaaaaaagttatttttaaaaaatatataataatttatatatcaaatttaagataaatcttaatacttagaaaaaaaatatagagaatgcaaaatttcttgaaaaatgacttgctattaaatgaaataaacaaattaaaaatttttggaccAGTTTAATAAATTATCCTTTTAAATCTGAAtcatcaatatatataaataataaaaagttaacaTTTTGTTTAACTAACAAAAAGTATAATGGTAAAACTCAAATACagcaacttcatgtgaagttaataactaaaagttgttagataaaaatttagtcaaatcaatcaattATTTAACGACTTTCAACTATtaactttacgtaaagttgacTGCATCTAAATTTTTACCGTCCCATTTTCGTGACTTAATTCTCTGCTTTGTTCATCCAAAAAGTGTGATAAATGAAATTGATAAACTTACACAACTTGAGTGGGGTTCCAATGAATGGTGTAATTGTGAAAATCAGCGGTAGGGTCAAACCAAAGGTAAAATTGTTGCTCTTTGCTTCCATTTCCTTGTGTATATATGTTTGTGTGGACAATATATGGTTGTCCTGAAATGTTGCCTAAGAACTCAAAGTCTATCTCATCATGTTGACTTCCTGTAGAGGATAGCTTTACCCATtccaacaataaaataaataaaattattagtgaTAGATAAAACGGAACAAAATCAATAATTGTGTATCCAATGAACTACTTACATAATAGGCTGTAACAGTTCCTGCAGAATTATTAGGTACCAGTTTGATTTTCGATTCTATACTTCCAAATAAGAATGGTATCTTTGTTTGAGCAGCAGAACCTGAAATTATAACTCAACCCATGTTTTCACTTCgttaattacaatttttctcaaTATTAATTTTCAAGAGAAAtgattgagaattttaaattatttttaatag
Coding sequences within it:
- the LOC112802112 gene encoding probable xyloglucan endotransglucosylase/hydrolase protein 26 — protein: MAAASEKMFLALLFIFFMARGIIIVDANFGKSMYLTWGTQHASIQGEDLQLVLHQTSGSAAQTKIPFLFGSIESKIKLVPNNSAGTVTAYYLSSTGSQHDEIDFEFLGNISGQPYIVHTNIYTQGNGSKEQQFYLWFDPTADFHNYTIHWNPTQVVWYIDSIPIRVFMNNEEEGIAYPNKQGMKVYTSLWNADDWATRGGLVKTNWTNAPFIARLNRFRARACKWNGPISINNCASNVPSNWWTSPIYKQLSYAQMGQLYWVRNNYMIYDYCKDTKRFNGQVPPECFKTQF